The following proteins come from a genomic window of Paenibacillus sp. CAA11:
- a CDS encoding SulP family inorganic anion transporter, producing the protein MNVQQLKMGWFSNVRSDVLSGMTVALALIPEAIAFSIVAGVSPMAGLYASFTMAVVIAFAGGRPGMISAATGAIALLVTKLVGQYGVEYLFAAAVLAGILQIILGALKLGRFITFVPQPVMTGFVNALAILVFMAQLVHFKGQSWVMYALVGLTLVIMYVLPKLTTAVPAGLVAIILVSILSISMHLDVKTVGDMGALTRDLPVFHIPSIPFTWDTLVIIFPYSLSMAVVGIMESLMTATLIDDLTGTDSNKNREMKGQGLANIVTGFFGGMGGCAMIGQSMINIKSGGRTRLSTLVAGVFLLILIVLLGDIVKQIPMAALVGVMIMVCVGTFDWGSLRSIHRIPLAETLVMLVTVVIVVATDNLSLGVLAGVLLSALIFAWKMARIRTVATTTESAKTYTVSGQMFFGTMHHFIKEFNYEEDPEHVIIDFSKSHIWDQSAVNGISKVLQKYKQAGKRAEIVGMNEESRTLVNRIGLGSSGGH; encoded by the coding sequence TTGAATGTACAACAACTGAAAATGGGCTGGTTCTCGAATGTACGCAGTGACGTATTATCCGGGATGACCGTAGCGCTGGCGCTGATTCCAGAAGCGATCGCCTTCTCGATTGTAGCGGGGGTAAGTCCGATGGCCGGGCTTTATGCGTCGTTCACGATGGCTGTCGTGATTGCCTTTGCCGGGGGAAGACCGGGCATGATCTCTGCGGCGACTGGAGCGATTGCACTGCTAGTCACCAAGCTGGTGGGGCAGTATGGCGTGGAGTATTTGTTTGCGGCCGCCGTTCTGGCCGGGATTCTGCAGATTATTCTGGGCGCTTTGAAGCTGGGCAGGTTCATTACGTTTGTGCCTCAGCCGGTGATGACCGGGTTCGTCAACGCGCTGGCAATCTTGGTCTTTATGGCCCAGCTGGTTCACTTCAAAGGCCAGAGCTGGGTGATGTACGCCCTGGTAGGTCTGACACTGGTTATTATGTATGTGCTGCCCAAGCTAACCACAGCAGTTCCAGCAGGTCTGGTAGCTATTATTCTGGTGTCCATTCTGTCCATATCCATGCACCTGGATGTAAAGACCGTCGGGGATATGGGAGCGTTGACACGGGATCTTCCCGTGTTCCACATTCCGAGCATTCCGTTTACTTGGGACACATTGGTTATTATTTTTCCTTACTCCTTGTCCATGGCAGTGGTCGGAATTATGGAATCGCTAATGACAGCTACCTTGATCGACGATCTGACAGGAACGGATAGCAACAAGAACCGTGAGATGAAGGGACAAGGCCTCGCTAACATCGTTACGGGCTTCTTCGGGGGCATGGGGGGCTGTGCCATGATCGGCCAGTCGATGATCAATATTAAATCCGGCGGGCGCACACGCTTATCCACCTTAGTTGCGGGCGTCTTCCTGCTCATATTGATTGTTCTGCTGGGCGATATTGTTAAACAAATTCCGATGGCGGCACTCGTAGGCGTAATGATTATGGTCTGCGTGGGCACCTTCGACTGGGGGTCGCTGCGGAGCATTCACCGCATTCCGCTGGCCGAGACGCTCGTCATGCTGGTGACGGTCGTGATCGTTGTGGCAACCGATAACCTCTCGCTCGGTGTATTGGCCGGGGTGCTCCTCAGCGCTTTGATTTTTGCTTGGAAAATGGCCCGAATCCGCACCGTAGCGACGACTACAGAATCCGCGAAGACCTATACAGTATCAGGTCAAATGTTCTTCGGAACGATGCATCATTTCATTAAGGAATTCAATTATGAAGAGGACCCGGAGCATGTCATCATCGACTTCTCCAAATCCCATATATGGGACCAGTCGGCTGTGAATGGCATTTCTAAGGTGCTGCAGAAGTACAAGCAGGCCGGCAAAAGAGCTGAAATTGTGGGCATGAACGAAGAGAGTCGGACACTGGTTAACCGGATCGGTTTGGGATCTTCAGGGGGGCATTAA
- a CDS encoding 5'-deoxyadenosine deaminase, with the protein MGSILIKNAEIITMNQAEEILIGDLWIENDIIREIGPDLLPDQVDQVIDATGRTVIPGFIQTHIHLCQTLFRGKADDLELMDWLRKRIWPLEAAHDEESIYYSALLGIGELIQSGTTTIVDMETVKHTDSAFQAIAQSGIRALSGKVMMDQKGGDTPAVMQEDTAASLQESVDLLEKWHDYDNGRIRYAFSPRFVVSCTEQLLTEVRDLSAKYNVMVHTHASENRGEIEIVQANTGMRNIVYLDHIGLANDRLILAHCIWLDDEEKRILRDRGVHVSHCPGSNLKLASGIADTPGLLDWNVSLSLGADGAPCNNNLDMFNEMRLAALIQKPHHGPTAMDAKTVFRMATIGGAKAVGMEDQIGSLEVGKKADLAILNLYNFHTFPSFDVDPISRIVYSATRADVETTIIGGQVVMQGGIMKTLDKDTVLRESDHSIRRLLKRSAIS; encoded by the coding sequence ATGGGTAGCATCTTAATCAAGAACGCCGAAATCATCACCATGAATCAGGCCGAGGAAATCCTTATAGGGGATTTATGGATTGAGAATGATATCATACGTGAAATCGGACCGGATCTGCTTCCTGATCAAGTCGATCAAGTGATCGACGCCACAGGCCGTACTGTTATCCCCGGCTTTATTCAGACACATATCCATCTGTGCCAGACACTCTTCCGCGGCAAAGCGGATGACCTTGAGCTGATGGATTGGCTGCGCAAGCGAATCTGGCCGCTCGAAGCCGCTCATGATGAGGAGTCGATCTACTACTCAGCGCTTCTCGGCATCGGTGAGCTGATTCAGAGCGGGACCACTACGATCGTAGATATGGAGACCGTAAAGCATACCGATTCTGCGTTCCAGGCTATCGCCCAAAGCGGTATCCGTGCGCTCTCCGGCAAAGTTATGATGGACCAGAAGGGCGGAGATACCCCGGCCGTCATGCAGGAGGATACTGCCGCTTCCCTGCAGGAAAGTGTAGATTTGCTGGAGAAGTGGCACGACTATGACAATGGGCGAATCCGGTATGCCTTCTCCCCGCGCTTTGTCGTATCCTGTACAGAGCAGCTCTTAACAGAGGTTCGTGACCTATCTGCCAAATACAATGTAATGGTACATACCCATGCTTCGGAGAACCGTGGTGAAATTGAAATCGTGCAGGCGAACACAGGAATGCGGAATATTGTCTATCTGGATCATATCGGGCTAGCTAACGACCGGCTCATTCTCGCCCACTGCATCTGGCTAGATGATGAAGAGAAGCGAATTCTGCGCGACCGGGGCGTACATGTCAGTCACTGCCCGGGGTCCAATCTGAAGCTGGCTTCAGGAATCGCCGATACACCGGGACTGCTTGACTGGAATGTCTCCCTCAGCCTGGGTGCTGACGGCGCTCCCTGCAACAACAATCTCGATATGTTCAATGAGATGAGACTGGCTGCACTGATTCAGAAGCCGCACCACGGCCCAACCGCCATGGATGCCAAGACCGTGTTCAGAATGGCTACGATTGGCGGCGCCAAGGCCGTCGGCATGGAGGACCAGATCGGTAGTCTCGAGGTTGGCAAGAAGGCGGATCTCGCCATCCTGAATCTGTACAACTTCCACACTTTCCCTTCCTTTGATGTCGATCCGATCTCCCGCATTGTCTATTCCGCTACGCGGGCGGATGTGGAGACGACAATCATCGGCGGGCAAGTTGTCATGCAGGGCGGCATCATGAAGACCCTGGACAAAGACACGGTTCTGCGGGAATCTGACCATTCGATTCGCAGACTGCTGAAGCGAAGCGCCATCTCGTAA
- a CDS encoding phosphodiester glycosidase family protein yields MEPRSLPARNTVQRNSSKKRKKKKKKRGFLRFVFRMFMTLMVLGAIGAVWLFFTPSGENMRYLAADTLITTQHRHWAKYIIGEEELKKRVAEYNARFEQMGEEKDTHTITRPATTKTSAPKQLVEIEEVSGSGYHGYVMTVNDPTKIRLGVPGKRGKGEKVSSMVKRLGAIAGVNGGGFADPNWKGNGFKPIGVVISQGKLYYNGLGNKESTQIVGIDKDGKMIAGHYTLNELSKMKVQEAVTFQPRLIVNGKGLIRNAKEGWGIAPRTAMGQRADGAILFVVIDGRQPGYSIGANLYDMQNILLERGAVIAANLDGGSSSVLVKDNEIVNKPSSEYGERYLPTAFLVFEHPEQVDIPNIWKGLNPKDIDPGKKK; encoded by the coding sequence ATGGAACCAAGATCATTGCCTGCACGGAATACAGTCCAAAGGAACAGTTCGAAGAAGAGGAAGAAGAAAAAGAAAAAACGCGGATTTCTGCGCTTTGTATTCCGAATGTTCATGACCTTGATGGTGCTCGGAGCCATCGGAGCGGTATGGCTGTTCTTCACTCCGTCAGGTGAGAATATGCGCTATCTGGCCGCAGATACCTTGATTACAACCCAGCACAGACACTGGGCGAAATATATTATCGGTGAGGAAGAGCTGAAGAAGCGGGTGGCTGAATATAATGCCCGGTTCGAACAGATGGGGGAAGAGAAGGATACCCATACGATCACTCGCCCGGCAACGACCAAGACAAGCGCTCCCAAGCAACTGGTGGAGATTGAGGAGGTTTCCGGAAGCGGTTATCACGGCTATGTCATGACCGTGAACGATCCGACCAAGATCCGGCTTGGCGTGCCGGGTAAGCGCGGCAAGGGAGAGAAGGTGTCGAGCATGGTCAAGCGGCTTGGCGCGATTGCTGGAGTTAATGGCGGCGGGTTTGCCGATCCGAACTGGAAGGGCAACGGCTTTAAGCCGATCGGTGTGGTGATTTCTCAAGGCAAGCTGTACTATAACGGACTTGGGAATAAGGAATCGACCCAGATTGTGGGCATTGATAAGGATGGGAAGATGATTGCCGGTCATTATACGCTCAATGAGCTGAGCAAGATGAAGGTGCAGGAGGCGGTTACCTTCCAGCCCCGGCTGATTGTGAACGGCAAAGGCTTGATCCGAAATGCCAAAGAGGGCTGGGGCATTGCCCCTCGCACAGCTATGGGCCAGCGTGCCGATGGAGCGATTCTGTTCGTTGTCATCGACGGCAGACAGCCGGGCTACAGCATCGGAGCGAATCTGTATGATATGCAGAATATTTTGCTGGAGCGGGGAGCGGTCATTGCGGCCAATCTGGATGGCGGTTCCTCATCTGTACTGGTGAAGGATAATGAGATTGTGAACAAGCCATCCTCGGAGTATGGAGAGCGTTATCTGCCAACAGCGTTCCTTGTTTTCGAGCATCCCGAACAGGTAGACATCCCTAATATCTGGAAAGGGCTGAATCCGAAGGATATTGATCCAGGCAAGAAAAAGTAG